A single Lactuca sativa cultivar Salinas chromosome 8, Lsat_Salinas_v11, whole genome shotgun sequence DNA region contains:
- the LOC128127966 gene encoding uncharacterized protein LOC128127966, whose translation MYFALGLDGNHEPLLIAIGLGTLECEESWRWFMMKLKECLGEDTEVGFISNLCDKIDFVVQSVYPDSYHGYCPKDIARNIRDYVGHKDTEVETLFWKSCNAYSVHDFYLCLERLQNVCREPPFCTFLRSPIFWLDDIVISKWTQAFFPKECYNVKSIHVPEMLKLISTSIREFPITTIIELINTSIQSTYAEWAEMAGRLSRGVNPYVEIKAQKCVNKSYNWVARHLYADTFEVDDNFATNKVQFDRRVGNCGKWQKSGIPCGHAIACLRTRTSESIHEMVDYKFSAVVYCVVFGYESVNYVPSHVHWEIPNERVVLLPP comes from the exons ATGTACTTTGCATTGGGTTTGGATGGAAACCATGAACCCCTACTCATAGCAATTGGTTTGGGGACCTTAGagtgtgaagaatcatggagatggttcatgatgaAGTTAAAAGAATGTTTAGGTGAGGATACTgaggttggtttcataagcaaccTATGTGATAAAATAGACTTTGTTGTTCAGAGTGTCTACCCAGATTCGtatcatggatattgtcctaaagatatagctAGAAATATACGAGATTATGTCGGACATAAGGATACGGAAGTCGAGACACtgttttggaagtcatgcaatgcatatagTGTTCATGATTTTTATTTGTGTCTGGAAAGGTTGCAAAATGTATGTAGGGAACCACCTTTTTGCACCTTTCTTAGGAGTCCAATTTTCTGGCTTGATGATATAGTAATTTCAAAATGGACACAAGCATTTTTCCCAAAAGAATgttacaatgttaaatcgattCATGTCCCTGAAATGTTGAAACTTATATCCACGTCCATacgtgagtttcctataacaacgataattGAGTTAATCAATACATCGATACAATCAACGTATGCTGAATGGGCTGAAATGGCAG GGAGGTTGTCACGTGGGGTGAACCCTTATGTTGAGATTAAGGCTCAAAAGTGTGTCAACAAGTCTTATAATTGGGTGGCAAGACATTTGTATGCGGATACATTTGAAGTCGATGACAATTTTGCCACCAACAAAGTACAATTTGATCGTAGGGTAGGtaattgtgggaaatggcaaaaAAGCGGTATACCATGTGGCCACGCTATAGCATGTCTAAGAACCCGTACATCTGAATCCATTCACGAAATGGTTGATTATAAGTTTTCTGCTGTCGTGTACTGTGTTGTATTTGGATATGAGTCGGTGAATTATGTACCATCACATGTGCACTGGGAAATTCCAAATGAAAGGGTGGTCCTGTTACCTCCCTAA